One stretch of Schlesneria sp. DSM 10557 DNA includes these proteins:
- a CDS encoding FAD-dependent oxidoreductase, with product MSKIIHHQIIIVGGGTAGITVAAQLTRDWFRRLDVAVIEPSDTHYYQPLWTMVGAGLAKKTVTERREGSVIPRGVTWLRDAVAEFFPDQYMLRTRDGKTITYDWLVVGAGIQINWDKVPGLKESVGKGGVCSNYSYATVDSTWEAIRSFRAGNAVFTNPSGAVKCGGAPQKIMYLADDRFREAGVRDKTKITFASALPHIFAVEPYRATLEEVAARKEIDCRFRHELVEVRPDSKEAVFKNIDTQEQLTLPYDLLHVTPPMGPLKFIASSPLIHGEPAHLCGPRPILSPLI from the coding sequence ATGTCCAAAATCATTCACCATCAGATCATCATTGTCGGCGGCGGCACAGCAGGTATCACCGTCGCCGCACAGTTAACGCGGGACTGGTTCCGTCGCCTCGACGTGGCCGTCATCGAGCCGTCCGACACGCACTATTATCAACCGCTGTGGACGATGGTGGGAGCGGGACTGGCGAAGAAAACGGTAACCGAACGTAGGGAAGGGTCGGTGATCCCGCGCGGCGTGACCTGGCTCCGGGATGCAGTGGCAGAGTTCTTTCCCGATCAGTACATGCTTCGGACTCGGGATGGCAAGACGATCACCTATGACTGGCTGGTCGTGGGAGCGGGCATCCAGATCAACTGGGACAAGGTTCCGGGTTTGAAGGAATCGGTTGGCAAGGGTGGAGTGTGCAGCAACTACTCGTATGCGACCGTCGATTCGACCTGGGAAGCCATTCGCTCGTTTCGGGCGGGCAACGCCGTGTTCACCAATCCCTCGGGAGCCGTGAAGTGTGGCGGAGCGCCGCAAAAGATCATGTACCTGGCTGACGACCGATTTCGCGAGGCCGGTGTCCGGGACAAGACGAAGATTACCTTTGCGTCGGCACTGCCACACATTTTTGCGGTCGAACCGTACCGAGCCACGCTGGAGGAGGTCGCGGCCCGCAAGGAAATTGACTGCCGATTCCGCCACGAACTGGTCGAGGTCCGGCCAGATTCCAAGGAAGCGGTGTTCAAGAACATCGATACGCAGGAACAGCTCACTCTTCCGTATGATTTGCTGCATGTTACCCCGCCCATGGGGCCGCTCAAGTTCATTGCCAGCAGTCCGCTCATTCACGGGGAACCTGCTCACCTCTGCGGCCCAAGGCCCATCCTGTCGCCATTGATATAA
- a CDS encoding DUF6338 family protein yields MFPTKEIFELFFGLLPGFVAAWIFYGLTPHPKKDQFDRTIQAFIFTGIVRAIVIPIQQLAYWIGRSGYCIGEWTRDGEYLLSNLLATLLGLFLASAANTNLFYDYGDEHQVIADPSERKNRFRDWISDWLTKKTFYPSEWFSALNRVRTFVTLHLDDGRRIYGWPEEFPDSPDSGHFLLMGAEWLTDHNSRLPISRNLRILVPAKKVVFIEQERRCRDDPTETTLQPVDTQSDTTRHRASKERSDSATKNQTSTAILSPGRKSKGKR; encoded by the coding sequence ATGTTCCCGACCAAAGAAATTTTCGAACTATTTTTCGGCCTGCTACCGGGTTTCGTTGCCGCATGGATTTTCTATGGACTGACGCCGCATCCGAAAAAGGATCAGTTCGATCGAACTATTCAAGCCTTCATCTTCACAGGAATTGTCAGAGCGATAGTTATCCCCATCCAACAATTGGCTTACTGGATTGGACGATCCGGCTACTGCATCGGGGAGTGGACGCGCGACGGTGAGTATCTGTTGTCGAATCTGCTCGCCACTCTACTTGGCTTGTTTCTCGCATCTGCGGCGAATACCAACCTCTTCTACGACTATGGTGACGAACATCAAGTTATCGCCGATCCGAGCGAGCGCAAGAACAGGTTCAGAGATTGGATTTCTGACTGGTTAACGAAAAAGACTTTCTATCCATCGGAATGGTTCAGCGCTTTGAACAGAGTAAGAACTTTTGTAACTCTGCACTTGGACGACGGGCGACGGATCTACGGCTGGCCAGAAGAGTTTCCCGACTCTCCGGATTCAGGTCACTTTCTCTTAATGGGGGCTGAGTGGTTAACAGACCACAATTCTCGACTTCCCATCAGTCGGAACCTGCGAATATTGGTGCCGGCAAAAAAAGTAGTATTCATTGAACAAGAGCGTCGATGCCGCGACGATCCAACAGAAACAACTCTGCAGCCCGTCGACACCCAGTCGGACACGACACGACATAGAGCGTCGAAGGAGAGAAGCGACTCAGCGACCAAGAACCAAACTTCAACCGCGATATTAAGTCCAGGAAGGAAATCAAAAGGAAAGCGATAA